The window ACCGCGTGCAACGCGCATTCCGAGATGCGCTGACACTGATCATCCTGTACACGGTGGCGGTTTGGGGCATTCTGTTCATCGCCCGCGAACCGATTGTCGCGATGTTTGATGCGACCGGCGATGCCGCTTCGCTTGTTATCCTCTTCTGCACATGGGTTGCTGCAAGCTTTGTCTTCAACGGAGCTCTGTTCGTCGCCAACGCCTCATTTAACAACCTCGGCTACGCCACCTATTCGACGGTCTTCAATTGGGGCAAGGCGACGGTCGGCACGCTGCCCTTTGTCTGGCTCGGTGCCAGCTGGGGCGGGGCCGCAGGCGTCTTGATCGGTCAGGCAATCGGCTCAGTTGTCTTCGGCGTCGCGGCCGCTGCCACCGCCTGGGTCACCATGCAAAGGCTCGAACCGCCCATAGATCGTGATCCCGACCATCCATTGCCCGCTCGCGCCGAACCGGCCCCATTCGCTTCGGGCAAAGCGGCATTGAACTAGCCGCCTTTGTTGACCGTCTGCCGCTTGCCGCCAGCAAGGACCAACCAATTGCCCATCAGCGCAAATGCCACCCCAACGGCCGCAAATATGGTCCACTGGTAGCCCTCAAACACAGTTGAAGATGCCAGCGCGACTATGGGAAAGATGACGGTCGCATAAGCGGCGCGTGCCCCGCCGATCCGGCCCAACAGGCTCAGATAGCTCCAAAAGGCGATCACCGACGAAAACACGGCGAGCCATATCAAGGAGCCGACGTAAGCACTGGTTGCTTCAAAGATGAAAGGATGCCCTTGGGCAACCGTCAATACCAAAAGCCAAAGCGTTCCATAGAGCATTCCCCATGCGTTAGAGGCCAAAAGCGGCAGACCCTTTTTCTGGGCTCGCGCTGACAACACGTTGCCCACGCAAAAGCTCAACGTCCCCAACAGGCAAAGGCCAAGGGCTAAGATAGCCTGGCGATTGAATGTCGTTCCGACGATCTCGGGCCAGAACAGAAAACCGACCCCCAAGGCGCCGAATAGTGCACCTGCCAGCCTTCGCGGTTCCGGTCTTTGGCCAAAAAACAGGATCGCGATCAGGAAATTGATCACGGATGCAAGCGAAAAAACGACCGCCAGGAGACCGGCCGTGATCGTCAGCCCACCGTAGTAGAAAAAGAGAAAGTTGGTAGAGAACAGAAAGACGCCCATAGCCGCACACAGGCCATGCTCACGTGCGCTAAAGCGTAAACGCTGACCGGCGTAGGCCGCCCACACGAAGACTATGGCGCCGGCCAACGCAAATCGCCAGACCAACGACACCTCTGGCGCCACGACACCCAACTGCATGCGCAAGGCCAACCAGCTGGTGCCCCATACGAAACACGTTACCGCGAAGAGCGCATAATCGGACGCCGTGAGCATTGCATCATCATTGCTCGCTGCACTGCTCGAGGTGTCTGAGTTGGCTTGCGATGACACGACAGAAGACCACATAAGTGCGGACGGTGACCGCGATCGATGCCGTGCTCACCATGCCTTGCCCCTGTGTCATAAAATCGAAGCGATGACCATGACCCCTTCACAGTCTCATCCAACATCTTCGGGCAGCTTAGCCGACGTGCTTGAAACGCCGTTGACGGCGACAACCCGAACGCAAAGCGATCTTCCAACGCTGGGGCTTGCGTTGGGTGGCGGTGGTGCGCGTGGTCTTGCGCACATCGTTGTGCTGGAGGTCATCGATGAATTGAAGCTGCCCGTCTCTTGCATTGCCGGCACGTCCATCGGATCGATCATTGGTTGGGGCAGAGCATCCGGGATGACAGGCGCGCAGATGCGCGAAATCGCGATGACCACGTTTCTCGACAGCCGGGAAGTCGCTGCGCGCGTCTGGAAAATGCGCCCCAAGAATTGGGGCGCGCTCAGGGGCATGAGCATGCAGCTTGATGCGGACGCGGTGCTGTCAGCCTTTCTGCCAGAGGGCCTCAAGGCCACTTTTGAGGAACTCACCACGCCGCTAAGCGTTACCACGACCGACTATTATGGCTGGAGCTCGCACACAATCACCGCCGGCCCCATCAAGGCGGCCGTCTCAGCGAGCATTGCGATTCCCTTTGTTTTTCGCCCCACAGTTCTGAACGGTCGCGTCCACGTTGATGGTGGCGTGGT is drawn from Pseudomonadota bacterium and contains these coding sequences:
- a CDS encoding DMT family transporter, with the protein product MLTASDYALFAVTCFVWGTSWLALRMQLGVVAPEVSLVWRFALAGAIVFVWAAYAGQRLRFSAREHGLCAAMGVFLFSTNFLFFYYGGLTITAGLLAVVFSLASVINFLIAILFFGQRPEPRRLAGALFGALGVGFLFWPEIVGTTFNRQAILALGLCLLGTLSFCVGNVLSARAQKKGLPLLASNAWGMLYGTLWLLVLTVAQGHPFIFEATSAYVGSLIWLAVFSSVIAFWSYLSLLGRIGGARAAYATVIFPIVALASSTVFEGYQWTIFAAVGVAFALMGNWLVLAGGKRQTVNKGG
- a CDS encoding patatin-like phospholipase family protein, encoding MTPSQSHPTSSGSLADVLETPLTATTRTQSDLPTLGLALGGGGARGLAHIVVLEVIDELKLPVSCIAGTSIGSIIGWGRASGMTGAQMREIAMTTFLDSREVAARVWKMRPKNWGALRGMSMQLDADAVLSAFLPEGLKATFEELTTPLSVTTTDYYGWSSHTITAGPIKAAVSASIAIPFVFRPTVLNGRVHVDGGVVNPLPTGALGACDLTVAVDVIGGPEPAGENSGDAVDEPPSQLESILGATQLCMQTITKAHLERHPPDILITPPIANFPALNFLKAQEVLMAADSKKELVRRQISEGVEKWLRQRTA